One window of Acipenser ruthenus chromosome 17, fAciRut3.2 maternal haplotype, whole genome shotgun sequence genomic DNA carries:
- the LOC117422816 gene encoding transcription factor HES-2 — protein sequence MTATTMGHSNVDSVSSSKEQRKLRKPLIERKRRERINTCLDQLKQAVVGAFRLDQSKMEKADILEMTVKHLQNIQNNKMTTDSTVGLEAQQRYSTGYIQCVHELHNLLLTCEWMDKTLGARLLNHLLKSLPRSKQESCTPALRPATPVTPCCPPHHLQGSPVSCGAATPAPDQQFGGCDVSFARDVASENTEPAPDYLTGPLRQQARRLCNSPRLGSLDMWRPW from the exons ATGACCGCTACCACGATGGGACACAGCAACGTGGACAGCGTTTCTAGTTCTAAAGAACAGAGAAAG cTGAGAAAGCCGCTGATTGAAAGAAAAAGACGTGAAAGGATCAACACTTGCTTGGACCAGCTCAAACAAGCGGTAGTTGGCGCCTTTCGTCTTGAT CAATCAAAGATGGAAAAAGCGGATATCCTTGAAATGACCGTGAAGCACCTGCAGAATATCCAAAACAATAAAATGACGA CTGATTCAACTGTGGGCCTGGAAGCGCAGCAGAGGTACAGCACGGGCTATATCCAGTGCGTGCACGAACTCCACAACCTGCTTCTAACGTGCGAGTGGATGGACAAGACATTGGGGGCCCGTCTGCTTAACCACCTGCTTAAATCTCTGCCACGATCCAAACAGGAGTCGTGCACGCCAGCCCTCAGACCTGCTACCCCAGTCACTCCCTGCTGCCCCCCTCACCACCTCCAGGGCTCCCCCGTGTCCTGCGGGGCGGCGACTCCAGCTCCAGACCAACAGTTTGGGGGCTGTGACGTCAGCTTTGCGAGAGACGTGGCGTCAGAGAACACAGAGCCCGCTCCCGACTATCTGACGGGACCCCTGAGGCAGCAGGCGCGTCGCCTGTGTAACAGCCCTCGTTTGGGCTCGCTGGATATGTGGAGGCCGTGGTAA
- the LOC117971439 gene encoding calcium-binding protein 39-like isoform X2 produces MPFPFGKSHKSPADIVKHLKDSMAVLEKQDISDKKAEKATEEVSKNLVAMKEILYGTNEKEPQTEAVAQLAQELYNSGLLSTLIADLQLIDFEGKKDVAQIFNNILRRQIGTRTPTVEYICTQQNILFMLLKGYESPEIALNCGIMLRECIRHEPLAKVILCSEQFYDFFRYVELSTFDIASDAFATFKDLLTRHKPLSAEFLEQHYDRFFSEYEKLLHSENYVTKRQSLKLLGELLLDRHNFTIMTKYISKPENLKLMMNLLRDKSRNIQFEAFHVFKVFVANPNKTQPILDILLKNQTKLIEFLSKFQNDRTEDEQFNDEKTYLVKQIRDLKRPAPQEA; encoded by the exons ATGCCATTCCCCTTTGGCAAGTCCCACAAGTCTCCTGCAGACATTGTGAAACACCTGAAGGACAGCATGGCAGTACTAGAAAAACAAGACATCTCAGATAAAAAGGCAGAAAAG GCAACAGAAGAAGTCTCAAAGAACTTGGTGGCCATGAAGGAGATCTTGTATGGCACGAACGAGAAGGAGCCTCAGACAGAAGCAGTGGCTCAGCTGGCCCAGGAGCTGTATAACAGCGGTCTCCTTAGCACACTAATAGCAGATTTGCAACTCATTGACTTTGAG GGTAAAAAAGATGTTGCTCAGATTTTCAACAACATTCTCCGAAGACAGATTGGCACAAGGACCCCTACGGTAGAATACATTTGCACCCAGCAGAACATACTTTTCATGTTGTTAAAAGG ATACGAATCTCCTGAAATTGCTTTGAATTGTGGTATAATGCTGAGGGAATGCATCAGACACGAGCCATTGGCTAAAGTCATACTGTGCTCTGAGCAGTTCTACGATTTCTTCAGATACGTGGAATTGTCAACATTCGATATCGCGTCTGATGCGTTTGCCACGTTTAAA gatttacTTACAAGACACAAGCCACTGAGTGCAGAATTCTTGGAACAACATTATGACAGA TTCTTTAGTGAATATGAGAAACTACTCCATTCAGAAAACTACGTGACAAAAAGGCAGTCTCTGAAG TTGCTTGGAGAGCTCCTTTTAGATCGACACAATTTCACAATTATGACCAAGTACATCAGCAAGCCAGAGAATCTGAAATTAATGATGAACCTTCTAAGAGACAAGAGTCGCAATATCCAGTTTGAGGCCTTCCACGTCTTCAAG gTGTTTGTAGCCAATCCCAACAAGACCCAGCCCATCTTAGATATTTTGCTGAAGAATCAGACAAAACTTATTGAGTTTCTTAGCAAGTTCCAGAACGACAGGACCGAAGATGAACAATTCAATGATGAAAAGACCTACTTGGTAAAACAAATCAGGGATTTGAAGAGACCAGCCCCACAGGAAGCATAA
- the LOC117971439 gene encoding calcium-binding protein 39-like isoform X1, translating into MPFPFGKSHKSPADIVKHLKDSMAVLEKQDISDKKAEKSIGGLHCSQAPRALQNGAPVRLATRRNSSPRCAEELQREDKTNVAMRLPWAKRLSLTGREKMDKTALLSATEEVSKNLVAMKEILYGTNEKEPQTEAVAQLAQELYNSGLLSTLIADLQLIDFEGKKDVAQIFNNILRRQIGTRTPTVEYICTQQNILFMLLKGYESPEIALNCGIMLRECIRHEPLAKVILCSEQFYDFFRYVELSTFDIASDAFATFKDLLTRHKPLSAEFLEQHYDRFFSEYEKLLHSENYVTKRQSLKLLGELLLDRHNFTIMTKYISKPENLKLMMNLLRDKSRNIQFEAFHVFKVFVANPNKTQPILDILLKNQTKLIEFLSKFQNDRTEDEQFNDEKTYLVKQIRDLKRPAPQEA; encoded by the exons ATGCCATTCCCCTTTGGCAAGTCCCACAAGTCTCCTGCAGACATTGTGAAACACCTGAAGGACAGCATGGCAGTACTAGAAAAACAAGACATCTCAGATAAAAAGGCAGAAAAG TCCATTGGAGGTTTGCATTGTTCTCAAGCCCCTCGCGCTTTACAAAACGGTGCCCCCGTGCGCCTTGCCACAAGGCGCAATTCCTCTCCGCGCTGTGCGGAGGAATTGCAGCGCGAGGACAAAACGAACGTTGCTATGAGGCTGCCATGGGCCAAGAGACTCTCCTTAACGGGGAGAGAGAAGATGGATAAAACAGCACTTCTATCA GCAACAGAAGAAGTCTCAAAGAACTTGGTGGCCATGAAGGAGATCTTGTATGGCACGAACGAGAAGGAGCCTCAGACAGAAGCAGTGGCTCAGCTGGCCCAGGAGCTGTATAACAGCGGTCTCCTTAGCACACTAATAGCAGATTTGCAACTCATTGACTTTGAG GGTAAAAAAGATGTTGCTCAGATTTTCAACAACATTCTCCGAAGACAGATTGGCACAAGGACCCCTACGGTAGAATACATTTGCACCCAGCAGAACATACTTTTCATGTTGTTAAAAGG ATACGAATCTCCTGAAATTGCTTTGAATTGTGGTATAATGCTGAGGGAATGCATCAGACACGAGCCATTGGCTAAAGTCATACTGTGCTCTGAGCAGTTCTACGATTTCTTCAGATACGTGGAATTGTCAACATTCGATATCGCGTCTGATGCGTTTGCCACGTTTAAA gatttacTTACAAGACACAAGCCACTGAGTGCAGAATTCTTGGAACAACATTATGACAGA TTCTTTAGTGAATATGAGAAACTACTCCATTCAGAAAACTACGTGACAAAAAGGCAGTCTCTGAAG TTGCTTGGAGAGCTCCTTTTAGATCGACACAATTTCACAATTATGACCAAGTACATCAGCAAGCCAGAGAATCTGAAATTAATGATGAACCTTCTAAGAGACAAGAGTCGCAATATCCAGTTTGAGGCCTTCCACGTCTTCAAG gTGTTTGTAGCCAATCCCAACAAGACCCAGCCCATCTTAGATATTTTGCTGAAGAATCAGACAAAACTTATTGAGTTTCTTAGCAAGTTCCAGAACGACAGGACCGAAGATGAACAATTCAATGATGAAAAGACCTACTTGGTAAAACAAATCAGGGATTTGAAGAGACCAGCCCCACAGGAAGCATAA
- the LOC117423321 gene encoding integral membrane protein 2C-like: MGKISFQPSGVLQKSEKDEKDADKTEILIPLQQQHEELSVPVRTRKAAVNGLCCMAFGLVVLMSGLVLASIYVYRHYYISQLAQENLFECRVLYEDSVYAPFRGRQELEESVEINLEDNYEQINVPVPHFGGSDAADIIHDFQRGLTAYYDIALDKCYVIELNTSIVMPPRNLRDLLINVRRGTYLPQTYIIQEEMVVVGQVHSVQQLGVFIDRLCGGKETYRLKHRSSRRRIDKREARNCHSIRHLENTFVVETLICDQA, translated from the exons ATGGGGAAGATCAGTTTTCAGCCGTCTGGTGTTTTACAGAAATCCGAGAAGGATGAAAAAGATGCGGATAAAACCGAGATACTAATACCACTTCAGCAACAGCAC GAGGAGCTGTCTGTCCCGGTGCGCACCAGGAAGGCTGCTGTCAATGGGCTCTGCTGCATGGCCTTTGGCTTGGTTGTGTTAATGTCAGGTCTGGTGTTGGCATCCATATATGTGTACAGACACTATTACATCAGTCAG CTTGCCCAGGAGAACTTGTTCGAATGCAGGGTTCTGTACGAAGACTCTGTTTACGCCCCCTTCAGGGGACGGCAGGAACTGGAGGAGAGTGTGGAGATCAATCTGGAGGACAATTACGAGCAGATTAACGTCCCGGTGCCTCATTTTGGAGGAAGTGATGCGGCAGACATTATCCACGACTTCCAAAGG GGTTTGACAGCGTACTATGACATTGCATTGGACAAGTGCTACGTGATAGAACTGAATACCTCCATAGTGATGCCACCACGGAACCTCCGGGACCTGCTGATTAATGTCAGG AGGGGAACCTACCTCCCTCAGACCTACatcatccaggaggagatggtggtGGTGGGACAGGTCCACAGTGTCCAGCAGCTGGGAGTGTTCATTGACCGACTGTGCGGCGGAAAGGAGACCTACAGGCTGAAGCACAGGAGCAGCAGACGAC GCATTGACAAGCGTGAGGCACGAAACTGCCACAGCATCCGGCACCTTGAGAACACCTTTGTGGTGGAAACTCTCATCTGTGATCAGGCCTAA
- the LOC117423140 gene encoding lysophosphatidic acid receptor 4-like: MENTTCPPFDSSYFRYPLFTLVYSVVLMLGLPLNGISLWIFFRRLGLHSVPAIYMANLAVSDLLFIISLPLRIYYFATTRWPFGDALCMIPGTLFSVNIYSSSLFIGLISLDRFLAVVYPLRSRALRTPGFARLACGVVWLLILALGIPIALNHGTNKDACNVTRCFESYSETNWKFGFVILCLITGFGIILPLVIIALSTVLVIKTLHTRRVGSAVFKKHKIIWMFIMNLLMYTVCFVPFHVAFILYALHKLNYLQYNFFDAQTITMCLASMNSCLDPIIYYFTADAFWKKKHEDTALTSMKTVLQDQ; encoded by the coding sequence ATGGAAAACACGACTTGTCCACCATTTGACTCATCTTATTTCAGATATCCCCTTTTCACGTTGGTTTATAGTGTTGTGCTTATGCTAGGTTTGCCATTAAATGGGATTTCTCTGTGGATTTTCTTCAGAAGACTGGGGCTTCATTCTGTACCAGCCATTTATATGGCTAACCTAGCAGTGTCTGACCTTCTCTTTATCATTTCTCTGCCTCTGAGGATCTACTACTTCGCAACGACTCGCTGGCCATTTGGAGATGCCTTGTGCATGATACCAGGGACCCTGTTTTCAGTGAACATTTATTCCAGCTCCCTCTTCATCGGCTTGATCAGCCTGGACCGGTTCCTTGCTGTCGTGTATCCTTTGAGGTCCCGTGCTCTTCGAACCCCAGGGTTTGCCAGACTGGCCTGTGGGGTGGTCTGGCTGTTAATTCTGGCATTAGGCATCCCCATCGCGCTGAACCACGGGACAAATAAAGACGCCTGCAACGTCACCCGCTGTTTTGAGTCTTATTCGGAGACAAACTGGAAATTTGGATTCGTTATACTCTGTCTAATAACAGGGTTTGGAATAATCCTTCCGCTTGTGATCATCGCGCTCTCCACCGTGCTGGTGATAAAGACTCTGCACACTCGCAGGGTCGGCTCTGCAGTGTTTAAAAAGCACAAGATCATCTGGATGTTCATCATGAATCTGCTCATGTACACCGTGTGCTTTGTGCCCTTTCATGTTGCATTCATACTGTATGCTTTACATAAGCTGAACTACCTCCAGTACAATTTCTTTGATGCTCAAACAATTACAATGTGCTTAGCCAGCATGAACAGCTGCCTGGACCCCATCATTTACTATTTTACTGCTGATGCTTTCTGGAAGAAAAAGCATGAGGACACAGCGCTGACATCAATGAAAACAGTATTACAGGACCAGTAA
- the gpr55a gene encoding G-protein coupled receptor 55a, which yields MKSRREVVIYGFRDIQQISQRRLFRIHQLADNKILRMSENVSDAVQLFQLIIYIPTFSIGLLFNLSALWILLFKIRKWTESTTYMGSLIFSDCLLLFSLPFKISAYNTSEQWLLGSPFCSFLESLYFVNMYGSILIIMCISVDRYIALRHPFLAKSLRSPLKATLVCAAMWTIIFGSSVEAYKLHGDQVNVTHCFHSFSNSTWEKIHVIATMETLFVASALIMTFCSIEIVRVIKRRGGDSLEVQKQSNNKSVKIVLANLVTFLTCFIPCHIAMLLYFLVKRDIIPADYREPLRSFVQVSLCVANVNCMLDGICYYLILKENWKSTSEVTQATESSNLSR from the exons ATGAAAAGCCGGAGAGAGGTTGTAATTTATGGGTTTCGTGACATACAGCAAATCTCACAAAGAAGGCTGTTTCGTATTCACCAGCTAGCCGACAATAAA ATCCTCAGAATGAGTGAGAACGTGAGTGACGCGGTTCAGTTGTTCCAGCTCATCATCTACATCCCAACATTCAGCATAGGCCTGCTATTCAATCTGTCAGCTCTGTGGATACTTCTTTTCAAGATAAGGAAATGGACAGAATCGACAACATATATGGGAAGCCTGATTTTCAGTGACTGTCTTTTGCTTTTCTCTCTGCCGTTTAAAATTAGTGCCTACAATACCAGTGAACAATGGCTCCTTGGAAGCCCCTTCTGCTCCTTTTTGGAGAGCCTGTATTTTGTGAACATGTACGGGAGCATTTTGATCATAATGTGCATTTCTGTAGATAGGTACATTGCTTTAAGGCACCCCTTTTTGGCGAAATCTCTCAGGTCCCCACTGAAAGCTACGCTTGTCTGTGCTGCAATGTGGACTATCATTTTTGGATCAAGTGTGGAAGCTTATAAATTACATGGCGATCAAGTGAATGTCACTCACTGTTTCCATAGCTTTTCAAATAGCACCTGGGAAAAGATACACGTGATTGCCACAATGGAGACCCTTTTTGTTGCTAGTGCCTTAATTATGACCTTCTGTTCCATTGAAATAGTAAGAGTCATAAAGAGAAGAGGAGGAGACAGTTTGGAAGTGCAAAAGCAAAGCAACAATAAATCAGTTAAAATCGTCCTTGCAAACCTTGTTACATTTCTGACCTGTTTTATACCCTGTCACATTGCAATGCTTTTATACTTTCTAGTGAAGCGTGATATAATTCCTGCCGATTACAGAGAACCTCTGCGCAGCTTTGTTCAGGTCAGCCTGTGCGTGGCCAATGTAAACTGCATGTTGGATGGAATTTGTTATTACTTGATTCTTAAAGAGAACTGGAAATCCACTTCAGAGGTGACACAGGCAACTGAAAGCTCCAACCTGTCCAGGTAA